Below is a window of Geomonas oryzisoli DNA.
CTCCGAAGATCTCGCAGTATGCCAGAAGCACCCTTTTGACCAGGTCATCTCCATCCTCGAAGGTGGACAGCCTCTCGGTCAGCCCCAACCACTGTGCCCGGTAGTCGTACTTGCTCTGGTAGAAGTGCTTGTGGAGCAGCACCTTCAGCTCACGCTTGGCGCGGTCCGAGAGGAGCAGCAGCAGCAACAGGATCCCGGCGATGAACCCCAGGGACAGGGTGAGCAGCCGCGGGAACAGCGGCCCGAAATACTTCATTCCCTCCCCGAGCAGACCGAGCATGATCAGGTAGGCGGAGACGATCGCCATCACCACCGATTTCAGCACGACCGCCTGCGAGATCTTGACGCGCGCACTGCCGCGCCAGTGGGAACGGGTATAGAGCATCATCACCGAAGCGATCGTGAAAAGCAGGGACCGCAGCGGCGCAAGCTCCAGGTTGAGAGAGCGGTACAGCAGGGCGTTGGAATAGTAGAAAGCGAGGACGGCCAGCATCGAGCCGAGCGCCACGATATCGAGCTTCACCCGCCACAGGGCCTCCGAGGAGGCATTCGCCAGGGTGGCCTCGAAGTTGATCAGGGCCACCACCAGCAGCACCAGGATGGCGACGTAGAAGTAATAGCCGACGTTGGCCAGGAACAGCACCGGCTCGGCGGGGAAATCAGGCGCGTAGTAGAAGGAACTCTCAGGCACGAACGCGGGGACCAGCACCAGCAGAAGACTCGCGCCGACCAGCACGCGGTTTTTCCACGAAAGCCCCCGCTCCGGGATCTCCCGGGCATAGGTGACGCTCAGCAGGAGCCAAAGAGACGGCAACAGCGCCTCGATGAAGAGGGCGCACCGTTTCCAGTCCGTTTCCGGCCACAAATCGTTCAGGGCGAAGAAGTCGAGCAGTTCCAGGACCGCTACGGCCAAAAAGGGAGCGGCTACATAGCTGAACGCTCCGCTTCGTCTCTCCAGCATCACGATGCGCAGCGCGGATACCAGCAGGAGCAAGACTGAAATCAGCATAAGCGCCATCGTTACCTCTTGGGCAGAGCCAACAGCAGCATCTAATTTCACCAGGCCCGAGATCTCGGTAGCCCTGCGAGGGATGAAGTCAAAGCCGGTGCCGATGCGTCTGGCACCAGGCAGTTGCAAACATTGTCAACCGCCGACAGCACAGGCACAAAAGACAGGCGAGTGACTGCTATACCTATACAGCCTAAGGCATAAATTGACAAGTGCTAATTGTTTATGGTAAACACTCGAATGGCTGAGGTAAAATGAGAGCCGGAGGCACTCTGATGACTGCTCCAATATCGCAAAGACATAGGCACGAATCGAATATCATCAGCAGCATTCCCTTCTTCTCATCCCTGACCCCTGACGAGGTCGATCAGGTTGAGAAACTGTTCAGGAAAAAGAACTACGAGAAGGAACAGATAGTCCTGTACGAGGAGGACACCTCCAGCTACATGTACCTGATCTACTCGGGTAAGGTCCGGGTCGTGAAGATGAACGACGAGGGGAAGGAGCAGATCATCACCATCCACAAGAAGAACGACTTCTTCGGGGAGATGTCGCTGCTGGACAACAAGACCTCCCCGGCCACCATCATAGCCCACGAGGATTCGGTGATCGGGCTCTTGCACAAGAGCGATTTCGAGCAGCACCTGATTCGCAACGAGGAGATCCGCAGAAAGATCATCGAGCTGCTGTGCAGCCGTCTGCGCGAATCATGGGAGATGATCAAGATCTTGAGCTTCAATGCCGAAAACGCACAGGACAGGGTGCTGTCGCTACT
It encodes the following:
- a CDS encoding Crp/Fnr family transcriptional regulator is translated as MTAPISQRHRHESNIISSIPFFSSLTPDEVDQVEKLFRKKNYEKEQIVLYEEDTSSYMYLIYSGKVRVVKMNDEGKEQIITIHKKNDFFGEMSLLDNKTSPATIIAHEDSVIGLLHKSDFEQHLIRNEEIRRKIIELLCSRLRESWEMIKILSFNAENAQDRVLSLLDRLGELYGVRDDRGVIIDVKMTHQQMASYASVTRETMSRVLRSLEKSEVISILDSKAILLNKNFFGTRSNSSKRH